The Acomys russatus chromosome 1, mAcoRus1.1, whole genome shotgun sequence genome has a window encoding:
- the Dio3 gene encoding thyroxine 5-deiodinase, which produces MPRQAASRLVVGEGEGPPGASGPAATMLRSLLLHSLRLCAQTASCLVLFPRFLGTAFMLWLLDFLCIRKHFLRRRHPDHPEPEVELNSEGEEMTPDDPPICVSDDNRLCTLASLKAVWHGQKLDFFKQAHEGGPAPNSEVVRPDGFQSQRILDYAQGSRPLVLNFGSCTUPPFMARMSAFQRLVTKYQRDVDFLIIYIEEAHPSDGWVTTDSPYIIPQHRSLEDRVSAARVLQQGAPGCALVLDTMANSSSSAYGAYFERLYVIQSGTIMYQGGRGPDGYQVSELRTWLERYDEQLHGTRPRRF; this is translated from the coding sequence ATGCCTCGTCAGGCCGCCTCGAGGTTGGTGGTCGGAGAAGGTGAAGGGCCCCCGGGGGCTTCGGGGCCCGCGGCCACCATGCTCCGCTCCCTGCTGCTTCACTCTCTGAGGCTCTGCGCCCAGACCGCCTCGTGCCTCGTGCTGTTCCCGCGCTTCCTAGGCACGGCCTTCATGCTCTGGCTTTTAGATTTCTTGTGCATCCGCAAGCATTTCCTGCGACGTCGCCATCCTGACCACCCTGAGCCCGAAGTAGAGCTTAACAGTGAAGGCGAGGAGATGACTCCCGACGACCCGCCCATCTGCGTATCGGACGACAACCGTCTGTGCACCCTGGCCTCTCTCAAGGCTGTGTGGCATGGCCAGAAGTTGGATTTCTTCAAGCAGGCCCACGAGGGTGGTCCAGCGCCTAATTCAGAAGTTGTCCGGCCTGATGGCTTCCAGAGCCAGCGCATCCTCGATTACGCACAAGGGAGCCGCCCACTGGTGCTCAATTTCGGCAGCTGTACCTGACCACCATTCATGGCGCGAATGAGCGCCTTCCAGCGCCTGGTCACCAAGTACCAGCGCGACGTTGACTTCCTTATCATCTACATAGAGGAAGCCCACCCATCCGACGGCTGGGTCACCACAGACTCGCCCTATATCATCCCACAGCACCGCAGCCTGGAAGACCGTGTCAGCGCAGCAAGAGTACTGCAGCAAGGTGCACCTGGCTGTGCTCTGGTCCTGGACACCATGGCCAACTCCAGCAGTTCGGCATATGGTGCTTATTTTGAGCGCCTCTACGTCATCCAGAGCGGCACCATCATGTACCAGGGAGGCCGGGGCCCCGACGGGTACCAGGTGTCTGAGCTGCGCACCTGGTTGGAGCGCTATGATGAGCAGTTGCATGGTACTAGGCCACGTCGATTCTAA